The following are encoded in a window of Plasmodium cynomolgi strain B DNA, chromosome 4, whole genome shotgun sequence genomic DNA:
- a CDS encoding hypothetical protein (putative), translating to MITLKDYPKKEKSSCFLFKKSLVFSLFLWICQHCNNEGTISKTLGTGHNIDTTLDLRCNRLLARHELINTVDEENIKEQLGYNTQRKSVYLKSVNKLEKEAAKRGKVKSGNSSKSGDVKRLNIKFGDELKSEEGKNGNLKIKSELKSGNKIKKEEKEKNEGQGSENEKTEEVEAESDDQRSEKRLTEADAKAEVEAECDNQRRRENEFTEADAKVEVEAECDDRKSDNEMTEEEVEVEEEEEEGDQTGEHELIYEVNEKNDDEKCESKEPKIRVLNVEVFLQKKVKKRKSKNRA from the exons ATGATTACGTTAAAGGACTATccgaagaaagaaaaaagtagttgtttcctttttaaaaaatctcttgtattttcccttttcctttggATATGTCAACATTGCAACAATGAG GGAACCATTAGTAAAACATTAGGTACGGGGCACAACATAGACACCACTCTGGATCTAAGGTGTAATCGATTATTAGCCAGACACGAACTGATTAATACAGTAGatgaggaaaatataaaagaacaGCTAGGATATAATACACAGAGAAAAAGTGTTTATCTAAAAAGTGTAAATAAGTTAGAGAAAGAAGCAGCAAAACGGGGCAAAGTAAAAAGTGGGAATTCATCAAAGAGTGGAGATGTAAAACgtttgaatataaaatttggagatgaattaaaaagcgaagaaggaaaaaacggtaacctaaaaattaaaagtgaattaaaaagtggaaataaaataaagaaggaagaaaaagaaaaaaacgagggTCAGGGAAGCGAGAATGAAAAGACTGAAGAAGTAGAGGCAGAAAGTGATGACcagagaagcgaaaaaaggtTGACTGAAGCAGATGCAAAAGCGGAAGTGGAGGCCGAATGTGATAACCagagaagaagggaaaatgAATTTACTGAAGCAGATGCAAAAGTAGAAGTGGAGGCCGAATGTGATGACCGGAAAAGTGATAATGAAATGactgaagaagaagtggaagtagaagaagaagaagaagagggtGACCAAACAGGTGAACATGAATTAATTTACGAagttaatgaaaaaaatgatgatgaaaaatgtgaaagtaAAGAGCCCAAAATTCGTGTTCTAAATGTTGAGGtttttttacagaaaaaagtaaaaaaaaggaaaagcaaaaatagaGCTTAA